Proteins from one Calditrichota bacterium genomic window:
- the secA gene encoding preprotein translocase subunit SecA, with protein MLDKLLTTIFGSKHERDIKRIQPIVSQINQYYQQYHELSDDELRYKTIEFKNLIQERIENIRQEIEQLYSQLRQDTTDAKGTDFEEVRTQISELEDEEKEIMEGVLLEILPRAFAVVKEQCRRLVGKSWGVSDIQAVWDMVPFDVQLVGGIVLHEGKIAEMATGEGKTLVASMPLYLNALPGRGAHLVTVNDYLAKRDCEWMGKIYETLGLTYAYITNEMDPPQRQRAYNSDITYGTNNEFGFDYLRDNMAIRVEDLVQRQHNYAIIDEVDSVLIDEARTPLIISGPVAKSTQQFDVVKPHVSQLARLQTNLVNRLIAEAEKLLQSDDTYEAGIRLLKASRGAPKNKRLLKILREVGVKKLIQRVENDYLRDKRLHELDEELYYSIDEKSNVIDLTDKGREALSPNDPELFILPDLATELSQIDQNPELSPEKKAEEKNRVQVEYAEKSERLHNIQQLLKAYSLFEKDVEYVVTDGKVMIVDEFTGRLMPGRRYSDGLHQAIEAKEGVKIEGETQTLATITLQNFFRLYNKLAGMTGTAETEAHEFWEIYKLDVVVIPTNEPIRRMDYQDQIFRTKREKYNAVIDEIEEMHKKNRPALVGTISVEVSETLSRMLKRRGIKHNVLNAKHHKEEAQIVRKAGQPGMVTIATNMAGRGTDIKLGKGVVLCDGGCYLVDDNGRPVPPNINLSECEASMPCGLHIIGTERHESRRIDRQLRGRSGRQGDPGSTRFYLSLEDDLMRLFGSERIAGVMDRLGIQDGEVITHSMITRSIEKAQKRVEMHNFDIRKHLLEYDDVMNQQREVIYKLRANALHGENLRSQILDMIDQIIEDRIAHRAGGSKYPEEWDWAGLNNDFQRFFLMPPIFSKKEDIPSDLTTEELFEMVQEKAQQGYFQKEKLIGEKTMRKLERIALLQVIDTNWREHLYEMDQIKEGIGLRAYGQKDPLIEYKSEGFNAFADMLAQVNEGVIELIFKYQLREEPITITGRRPVQMQEVHDSATGLGFQPTAQAPSQNQQAAPGGQPAQGKKKPIVVGPKIGRNDPCPCGSGKKYKKCHGANK; from the coding sequence ATGCTTGACAAATTGTTAACGACAATTTTTGGCAGCAAACATGAACGCGACATCAAACGGATTCAGCCAATTGTCTCGCAAATCAACCAATATTATCAACAATATCACGAACTGTCTGACGACGAACTTCGCTACAAAACGATAGAATTCAAGAATTTGATTCAAGAGAGAATCGAAAATATTCGCCAAGAAATCGAACAGCTTTACAGCCAATTACGGCAAGACACCACGGACGCCAAGGGCACTGATTTTGAAGAAGTCCGAACACAAATCAGCGAGTTGGAAGATGAAGAAAAGGAAATAATGGAAGGCGTCCTGTTGGAGATTTTGCCTCGGGCTTTTGCCGTAGTAAAAGAGCAATGTCGTCGTCTGGTGGGAAAAAGTTGGGGAGTGAGCGACATTCAGGCTGTTTGGGACATGGTTCCTTTCGACGTGCAACTTGTCGGCGGCATTGTCCTTCACGAGGGGAAAATCGCGGAAATGGCGACCGGAGAGGGCAAAACATTGGTCGCTTCCATGCCGTTGTATTTGAATGCGTTGCCTGGCAGAGGCGCCCATCTGGTTACTGTGAATGATTATCTTGCTAAACGCGACTGCGAATGGATGGGAAAAATTTATGAAACATTGGGATTGACCTACGCCTATATTACCAATGAAATGGACCCGCCGCAGCGGCAACGGGCATACAATTCCGATATCACCTATGGCACGAACAACGAATTTGGGTTTGATTATTTGCGCGACAATATGGCCATTCGCGTTGAAGATTTGGTGCAACGCCAGCACAACTATGCCATTATTGACGAGGTGGATTCGGTGCTGATAGACGAAGCGCGAACTCCGTTAATTATCTCAGGACCTGTGGCGAAATCCACTCAACAATTTGACGTGGTAAAACCGCATGTCTCTCAACTGGCGCGATTGCAAACGAATCTTGTCAACCGACTCATTGCTGAAGCGGAGAAACTATTACAAAGCGATGATACTTACGAAGCCGGAATTAGGCTCCTTAAAGCCAGCCGGGGCGCGCCAAAGAACAAACGATTGTTGAAAATTCTGCGCGAAGTCGGCGTCAAAAAATTGATTCAACGCGTGGAAAACGATTATCTGCGGGACAAACGTCTGCATGAATTGGATGAAGAGTTGTATTATTCCATCGATGAAAAATCTAATGTCATCGATTTGACGGATAAAGGGAGAGAAGCGCTGTCTCCTAACGATCCTGAGCTCTTCATTTTACCAGATCTGGCGACAGAATTGAGTCAAATAGACCAAAATCCGGAGCTGTCTCCTGAGAAAAAAGCCGAAGAAAAAAACAGAGTACAGGTGGAATACGCCGAAAAGAGCGAACGACTCCACAATATTCAACAATTATTGAAAGCTTACTCGTTGTTCGAAAAGGACGTGGAATACGTTGTCACCGACGGCAAGGTAATGATCGTGGATGAATTTACAGGACGCCTCATGCCCGGCCGGCGATACAGCGACGGACTGCATCAAGCGATTGAAGCAAAAGAGGGTGTGAAAATTGAGGGCGAGACGCAAACGCTGGCGACGATTACCCTGCAAAATTTCTTTCGCTTGTACAATAAATTGGCGGGTATGACCGGCACTGCGGAGACGGAAGCCCATGAATTCTGGGAAATTTACAAGCTTGACGTTGTAGTCATTCCCACCAACGAACCCATTCGGCGCATGGACTACCAGGATCAAATTTTCCGCACCAAACGCGAAAAATACAACGCGGTCATTGACGAAATTGAGGAAATGCACAAAAAAAATCGTCCCGCGCTCGTAGGGACAATTTCCGTGGAAGTTTCCGAAACATTGAGCCGCATGCTCAAGCGTCGCGGCATAAAACACAACGTTTTGAACGCCAAACATCACAAAGAAGAAGCGCAAATCGTCCGCAAAGCCGGACAGCCGGGAATGGTCACCATCGCCACCAACATGGCGGGTCGCGGCACGGACATTAAACTGGGCAAAGGTGTTGTTCTGTGCGATGGCGGCTGCTATTTGGTAGATGATAACGGCCGACCTGTCCCACCAAATATCAATCTTTCCGAGTGTGAAGCATCCATGCCGTGCGGCTTGCACATTATCGGCACAGAGCGTCACGAATCGCGGCGAATTGACCGGCAACTGCGTGGTCGCAGCGGGCGTCAGGGAGATCCGGGCTCGACTCGCTTCTATCTGTCGCTGGAAGATGATTTGATGCGGCTTTTCGGCTCCGAACGCATCGCCGGCGTCATGGATCGGTTGGGCATTCAGGATGGCGAAGTGATCACGCATTCGATGATTACGCGCTCCATTGAAAAAGCACAGAAACGCGTGGAAATGCACAATTTTGACATTAGAAAGCACTTATTGGAATACGACGATGTGATGAATCAACAGCGCGAAGTAATTTACAAATTGCGCGCCAACGCGTTGCACGGTGAAAATTTGCGCTCGCAAATACTCGACATGATCGATCAAATCATCGAAGATCGCATCGCGCACCGCGCCGGCGGCAGCAAATATCCCGAGGAGTGGGACTGGGCCGGATTGAACAATGATTTTCAGCGATTCTTTCTCATGCCTCCTATTTTCTCTAAAAAAGAAGACATCCCTTCGGATTTGACCACCGAAGAGTTGTTTGAAATGGTTCAAGAAAAAGCGCAGCAGGGTTATTTTCAAAAAGAAAAACTCATCGGCGAAAAAACAATGAGAAAACTGGAGCGCATTGCTTTGCTGCAGGTCATTGACACCAATTGGCGGGAACATCTCTATGAGATGGACCAAATCAAAGAAGGCATTGGACTGCGGGCTTACGGACAAAAAGACCCGTTGATCGAATACAAATCCGAAGGATTCAACGCATTTGCCGATATGTTAGCCCAGGTGAACGAAGGCGTCATCGAGTTGATTTTCAAATATCAGCTTCGCGAAGAGCCGATCACCATCACCGGAAGGCGGCCCGTGCAAATGCAGGAAGTGCATGATTCGGCGACGGGATTAGGATTTCAGCCAACAGCACAAGCGCCGAGCCAGAATCAGCAAGCCGCGCCCGGCGGGCAGCCAGCGCAAGGGAAAAAGAAGCCCATCGTGGTTGGGCCAAAAATAGGACGCAACGATCCCTGTCCTTGCGGTAGCGGCAAAAAATATAAGAAATGTCACGGCGCCAACAAATAA
- the nusB gene encoding transcription antitermination factor NusB, whose translation MRPMSARRKARELALCGLYAYELSQNPLDQIRDEVIRNGNMNEMIQNFAGDLLTTTVEHLDEFDTMIKSRTLNWDFERIAIIDKLILRLSICEFLYFPDIPPKVSIDEAIEISKNYSTEKSGKFINGILDSILSDLRRANRLNKKGRGLIE comes from the coding sequence GTGAGACCGATGAGCGCCAGAAGAAAAGCCAGAGAATTAGCATTATGCGGGTTGTACGCTTACGAGCTGTCGCAGAACCCACTCGATCAGATTCGCGACGAAGTCATTCGAAACGGCAATATGAATGAGATGATTCAGAATTTTGCCGGCGATCTATTGACGACGACAGTGGAACATCTCGACGAATTTGACACAATGATTAAATCCAGAACGCTGAATTGGGATTTTGAACGAATTGCGATCATTGATAAATTGATTCTGCGGCTGTCGATCTGTGAATTTCTCTATTTTCCTGATATTCCTCCTAAAGTTTCTATCGACGAGGCCATTGAAATTTCAAAAAATTATAGCACAGAAAAAAGCGGAAAATTTATCAACGGCATTCTTGACTCCATTCTTTCGGATTTAAGACGCGCCAATCGCCTCAATAAGAAGGGACGCGGATTAATAGAATGA